Within Limanda limanda chromosome 17, fLimLim1.1, whole genome shotgun sequence, the genomic segment CATGCATGGCAATTTGAAGtactcttcttttatttccctGATACAACATCtcataaaaaggaaaaaaaagtatcATGGGGGGACCCTATAGAAAGGCTCTaaaatttatgaaaaataagGGAGTCGTTTAAGAAATATTcctaaaaaataataaaataatagagCTGGGAACTTGTTCTTCGGTCCAGCCATCCCTGGGACATGTCCGGTGATTGCAGAGTCTCCCTGCataatttaaaacttatattatattcaacAAATATTTGACCCTCTATCACTAACGTCGGGGGTAAATTATCCGAACACGTGCCTATTGAATCAACCAGGGATGGGAGCAGGGAAACTAGCCTACCTTCTATGACGTCAGTGAGCAGATTGAAGCTACCcaattattgattattaataattattgcACTTTAACTCGGGTTTGACTCTCTTAACTTTGCAATATTCATTCCGCATGTCCAATACAAATGTTCATGTGCAGTCCTTTCACAGTACATATTGCACATATttccttacacttaagtattaTTATCCTTGCACTaaagtattgcatgttacttaaTAATACTTACTGATGCCTCcttttgactcttgctgctgtaatattgtaAATTTCCCCATTAAATACTACTACTCCTTGCACTAGCACTAGTGGTAGTACTTAATATTTACATACGTTCCATGGTTTCAATGTGTGACTCAATAAATAACTCattaaaattcactagatccagatttttatttggatctgccacaaattgcacaaacccatgaatatcagttccctaaatatgcctctcttttttcatcaagatccatgaatgattaaatgagaaaatatcaaaaataataaagtgaaaaGATCATATATTCATTTTGCATCAATTACAGGACACAGCAGATatttactgtattgtattttattggtTTCAGGATGAAAATGCATACTTTTCTAAAGTTGCTTTGAGAAGCAAGAATAAAATGCTTTGAACAgtaaataagagaaaaacaatacCATTGGTTCAACTGTCTTGCAAGTCAACTACTGTACACAAAGGAATACTGATAATAGGATCGCACTTTAATTACACATTTTGGTTTGTAAGATACCTTTTTCAATTCAGAATTGcctaaataaaaaaagaaatgcctACATTTAACTTcaataacagtttattttgaagtaATTTTCTACAGTACTTTTGCCATCACACAGATTTAATACATTCAAGGAACAAACAGTCAGACTATAATAAAATACTTGAACAGATACAGTACAGTGAGTTGGTTTACCTAGTAAGaatgaaataatcaaaacacCCCCACCACTGATGTTATAATCAAAGCTGAGCTGTTTAAAATCCTTTATTGTACCAGACAACTCCCTGCTAGATAGTTGGAAGACGACTAAATGTACAACCTAAATAACAACGGAGATGTCACAGACCTGACACAGAAGCATGCGTGCCTGTGATATGCACTTTACTTTTGAATATGTGCACGTGATTGTGTGGGTGGAGGTTGGATGATGAGGCCACGCCCAATTTCCTGCCTTCATTTCCTAGCGACCAGTAGGGTATGGTAGAGGGGCTTTACAATAACGTGCAGATAGAGGGAGCTGTCAATCAGGTATTCGGATGCACGGCGCTGCAGGTCGGCGTCGACCAGGAAATCCCCGGCCTCCTCTGTGCTTTGGTGGAAGTTGTAGACGTGGCGAACCACCACCTTGCCTTGCTGTTTTGCCATTACAATCACCGTCTTCTGGAAACTCACTCCGGCAAAGTCTGGACTGGAGGTGGCTGGTGTTACAATGATGCGAGGCCGGCCTCCGTCTGTGCGGGTGGGCTGCATGGCGCCCAGCTCAGTGTAGGTTGACCTGGCACTGAGCGGGAGCCAGCGAGGGGAGAACAGGGCGTTCCATGTCACCCTCTTACTGGAGTCGTGGCCGCTGGGCCCGAGCTGAGTCTGGAAGCTGAAACTGCGGTCATCCCGAGTGGGGTTATTGATGACCCAAGGGGAGCcccaggaggaggacaggtaGTTGCGGGGAGTGAAAATGCTGCAGTTGACATCAAAGTACTTGGCCAGCTGGATCGGCGAGGCGGCGTGAAATTGGAACGCCAGGTAGAGGAGATCGCGGACGGACTCGTAGTATTTGAGCATGAGGGCCGATTGCCTCTGAAGACGGAAGAGGTGCTGGGGGGGGATCATGCCGTATCGGACAGCCTTAAGGGCACTCTCCACTGTGGAACTGACTGGCTGGTTCTGGCTAATCCAGGCCTCCAGGGCCTCGTAAAGCTCCAGCTCACTCTGCAGAATGAGGTCAGAGCGCTGGAGCAAGGAGAGGAGCAGGTCTTCACTGATGGAACCCCATTCTCCGCTCTGCAGCACGGAAGACAGGTTCCAGGACAGGTACTGCAGGCAGCTGTCCCGCAGGACCAGGTCCCCGATTTGTTGTGCGTAGTTGTACCAACCGACCACATGACCCGTGGGGGAGTCACTAGAGAGGTGCTGGGTCATATATTGGGTCAGACCCTGCTGCAGGCCCCACACATGATACTTGCTGGCCAGCTTATGCAGAGAGATGGCCTGATCTAGCCGCAGTGAGATGTCACCGCAGTACAGATACCTGCAAGAGATAAACAACCGTAAAATGAGAAAACTGATACAAAAGCGCACTGCATTGAGAAGCTATGTGCTCTGAGTCACTGAGAAAACCCACACTGTCCAATATTTGACTGAGCCTCAAACAGCAGGTGTAAATTTAGAATAATTCGCAGGATGGAGTATGCCACTTCTCCAAATAGAAAGAAGAGAAGCAAAATGGCGGGTAAAGACTGACAACTCGGTACCTGTGGCAAATCCAAAGGCATCTGCAGACAGTTTCTCGAATGCTTTTGTTCAACCAAAACTCATTGGCTCTAAGCAAATGGTTCCGCCGTGAGTCACCCTCACCTGATGAACTTGTCAAAGACGGCCGCACACTCGGGCGTCTCCCTCAAAACCACCGTGCTGGTGTTGCGGCTGAGCAGCAGATCCTCGAACACGTCACTCTGCAGGGTGAGTAGCAGGCTGTGGGCCTGGATCACCTTCACCTCGTCCGTGTTGATGGTCTGCACGCGGAGGCTGACATCACTGCCGTTCCCCAAGGCCAGCAGCGTCTCCATGCGCTGCACCAAACCCATGGAGTTGTTCAGCACCGTGGCGCCGCTGTCCAACGCTGCCTCCTGCTTCAGAGCAGCTGCGGAGAGAGCACGGACATGGACAATGACAACACATGACAGAGACCCTGTAACCACCGCTAACATGCAAAGGAcatctctcttgttctcttgcAATTGCAACTTTCCAGAGAATCAGCTATTTCAGGATTCATAAGATTGTCTTTATTCACTTTTGCATTCAGAAATGAGACCTAATGGCCCTATTTTTGCATCAACCTGACTCTGGTCTCTGGGATTTCACAGCAGAATTCATCTTCATTTGCTCAATAAACTCGGATTTGACACAGCAAGACATGGAAAAGCCCTCCCCAACCCTTGGACTTAACCACAACTGataatactgtgtgtgtgtgtcacggaAGAAGCAAACTTGCAAATCCTTCTGTTCTTCGGTTTTCAATTAACAAGGGAAAGGGAGCATAAAGCCAGGTGGCTGACTCAGAAAACCTCCGATACCAGGTGCCCGGGAAAAAGGATCCTGAGTTTGTCGCACCATCGTAGATGGCTGCTGCTTCTATGGGCGCTCTCGAGTTTAAGTACAAGTGGCCCTTACTGGAGAATCTTAACATGAAAGACTCAGCATGACAAGCTGCTGTTTCCATTCCGCACTGCCACAGCCTTCAGCAGCTTTGCTGGCCTGTTACTGGGGGTTTAATGAGACACAGGGGGGGTGCACTGGGCTCCCCGGGATGCCTCTCAGTCTTCATTTCCCCACAATCAAGTGCCCCAACTTCAAAGTCACCTTTTTCCAATTAGTCAGCCAGCACCCTGAGTCAGCTGAGCAGGACTGAGTTAGGGGTAGTGTGTACGGACAAATTAATGTGGCACAAATTAATTATAACTGGAGAACAAACAATCTTTGAAGAAATGTTCTACTCCTGattcttaaaacaaacaaaactaggGAGATTCACTTTGAAGTCGCCACAAAccaacaatgaaaacaatgtaTGAAGAATGATTCCCCTGTGTCTTCCACTCAAGCTgaggaaaaatgaaaacattaaatggAACATTTTATACACAGTTCCCCAAATATCTCGGACCAGATGAATCTGTGCTCAAAAGGAATTTCCAATGAAATCTAATGTGACAGCAAAGGAATGTGGCCCTCAAGCTTTGGGCGAAATCAGCCAAAGTCAGATCTTCTTAGGAGTAAGAAAAGCTCCCCCTCAGTGTTTGTAGTGCACTGTATCACTGAGCCGGCACTAAGCCAGGCAGCAAATGCACTCGCCTGTCTATCCCTGCACCCGGCAGACAGATAGATGAGGACAGGATGAGTAGAATAGATGAATATCCATCCCCTACCCCGAGGCTGAGGGAGAGCCACACATTCATGCTGTGCCCTACTACCCACTGACGGTATGGGGGAAGCTGGACTGAAATAGAACAATGCAGCTTCTACTCACAATATAGGATTTTaacaaaaagattaaaaaaaaataaaagtgggtTGACTCTTCCAAAGCAAAACAATTTAACCAgtcatgctgttttttttatcttacccCCTGTAACTGTGACTGAGTGGAAGTTGATGAAGAAGAACAGGGTGCCCACATAGACCCAGGCAGGGATCCCTTGTTCAGAGGAGCGCACCATATCTTCTCAGCTATTCCTCTTCCTTTCTCAGTGCCACTCTTTCCTGACccgtcctcctgctgctgtgcctCGGTCGGTGTGAGCGCAGAAAGGTGCGTTGCCCCTCTTGTGCCGCCCGGCTTCCTGTCCCGCACTCTTTATGTAGGACGCTGGCCTTTCCCTGGCGCATCTCGCAACCCCACAGACTCCATCGATTGGTGGAATCTGGCAGGGGCGTTGCTATAGCGACAGCTTTGATTTTGAATTTCTCCCCTTTTTGGATGATACATGGCATTGATCAGCGGCTTaatggttgttgttttgtttttttattctattttgtgtTAGTTTAAAAGTCAGGGGGGTGAAGCACTATCAACAATCAATATTAACACTGTTTCATGTTCTAATGGAACTCAGAATGCCACACTTCTCTGAACTGCAACATTTTGTTTATGGTATCTAATCTAAGTACAATCAGAGCCATTTAATTAATCTATTAATTAGAGCTCAATTAGTGGAGGTTGCCACTGAGACTATCTGCCAAAAGTAATTAAAGCGCTGATATGTATGACCTATACC encodes:
- the btbd17b gene encoding BTB/POZ domain-containing protein 17 translates to MVRSSEQGIPAWVYVGTLFFFINFHSVTVTGAALKQEAALDSGATVLNNSMGLVQRMETLLALGNGSDVSLRVQTINTDEVKVIQAHSLLLTLQSDVFEDLLLSRNTSTVVLRETPECAAVFDKFIRYLYCGDISLRLDQAISLHKLASKYHVWGLQQGLTQYMTQHLSSDSPTGHVVGWYNYAQQIGDLVLRDSCLQYLSWNLSSVLQSGEWGSISEDLLLSLLQRSDLILQSELELYEALEAWISQNQPVSSTVESALKAVRYGMIPPQHLFRLQRQSALMLKYYESVRDLLYLAFQFHAASPIQLAKYFDVNCSIFTPRNYLSSSWGSPWVINNPTRDDRSFSFQTQLGPSGHDSSKRVTWNALFSPRWLPLSARSTYTELGAMQPTRTDGGRPRIIVTPATSSPDFAGVSFQKTVIVMAKQQGKVVVRHVYNFHQSTEEAGDFLVDADLQRRASEYLIDSSLYLHVIVKPLYHTLLVARK